The DNA window CGGCGGGTTCTTCGACGGGCGGGGGCTGGCCGCGGCACTGGCCTACGGGGCCGAGGGGGTGGCCATGGGCACCCGCTTCCTGCTGACCTCCGACAGCGCCGTCCCCGACGCCGTGAAGCAGGAGTACCTGCAGCGCGGTCTCGGCGACACCGTGGTGTCGCTCAAGGTCGACGGCATGCCGCACCGCGTGCTGCGCACACCGCTCGTCGAGGCGCTCGAGAGCGGCAGCCGCGCGAAGGCGCTGTACGCCGCAGCGCGAAACGCCAACGAGTTCAAGCAGATGACCGGTATGCGCTGGACCACGATGCTGCGCGACGGGCGGTCCATGCGTCGTTCCGGTGAGCGCACCTGGCAGCAGATCATCATGGCCGGCAACACCCCGATGCTGCTGAAGGCCGGCCTCGTCGAAGGTGACACCCGCGCCGGTGTGCTGGCCTCGGGCCAGGTGGTGGGCATGATCGACGACCTACCGAGTTGCGACGAACTGATCCAGTCGATCATGACCCAGGCACATGAGAGGCTGAAGGTACTCGGGTCGTACGGGTGAGTGGCGCACATCTCTAAACCCTGTCCGACCTGGCGGGAATGTCACGCCGAGACCTCTGCGTTGACGCCACCATGAGCAACATTGTGATCTTTGGTGGAACCGGATACGCGGGCGGCCACATCGCCGCCGAGGCCGCACGACGTGGGCATGGCGTCGTCTCCTACAGCAGGCACGGCGCGCCGGAGAACCCGGTCGACGGTGTGACCTACCGGACCGGGAGCCTCACCGACCCCGACACCGTCGCCACCGCGGCCGCCGACGCCGACGACCTGGTCATCGCCGTGCACGGCGCCGACGTGGACGGAAGTCCACTCGTCGACCTGGTTCCGTCCATCGTCGACGCCGCTATCTCGAACAGCGCGCGACTCGGCGTCGTCGGCGGTGCGGGCAGTTCGCTCGTCGCCGAGGGCGGGCCGCGTCTGGTGGATACACCCGAGTTCCACGACGACTGGAAGCCCGAGGCACTCGCCCACGCCAAGGTCCTCGATGCCCTGCGCGACGCGCCCGCCGAACTCGACTGGTTCTATGTGTCGCCGGCTGCGCTGTTCGGTTCGTTCGCGCCGGGCGAGGCCACCGGCTCCTACCGCACCGGCGGCGACGTCCTGGTCACCAAAGACGATGGCAGTTCGGAGATTTCGGGTGCCGATTACGCCCTTGCCTTTGTCGACGAGATCGAGCAGCGCAACCACGTCCGGGAACGGTTCACCACCGGGCACTGATCGTCGCCGGCGCTCAGCTCGTCGGGAGGGTGTTCTTGTAGAGCTTCCCGTCCTTCATCACGACGTCGAAGTTCTTGCGCGGGTCGGCAATCAGGTTGATGTCGGCCAACGGATCTCCGTTCACCACGATGAGATCGGCGAGCGCTCTCGGTTCCACCACGCCAAGAGTGCCTGCGTAGGGAACGCGCGGACCGCTCAGCGCGAGCAACTGCGCATTGTCGTAGGTGGCCAGACGCAAAAGCTCAGCGGAACTGAACCATTCAGTCAGAGAGAGCAGCATCTTGTTCTGCTGAGGGTTCAGGTCGGGTTCGAAGAGGAAGTCGGTGCCCCACGCCAGCTTGACACCGGCTTCCTTCGCCATCGGCCACACGCGGGCATTGCCCTCCAAGATGCCCTGCCGCTTGGCCTTTCGTTCCGCGGGCATACTCGGCGTGTTGGGGACCAGATACTGTCCGGAAAGCCAGATCCCGCGCTGGGCGAGCAGATCGACCGTCGGGCGATCGAGAAGCTGGCCGTGTTCGATGCAGAGCACTCCGGCGTCGACCGCACGTCGTACCGATTTCGGCGTGTACGCGTGCACTGTCACATAGGTGTTCCAGTCGGCCGCGGCAATCACCGCCGCCTGCAGTTCCTCCGGTGTGAACTGCGTGACATCGATCGGGTCATAGGCCGAGGACGTACCACCACCGGCGGTGACCTTCAGCTGGCTCGCGCCCATCCGTAGATTCTCGCGTGCCGCGGTCAAGACCTCGTCGTGGCCGTCCACGATGAAGGCGGCACCGATCTTCTCGGCGCGCGATTGCTCACCGGTGAGGCGCCGCGAGAGTTCTTGTGGGGTGCGGAAATCGCCGTGGCCCCCGGTCTGCGAGATCCATGCCTCCCGACGGCCACACCCGCGGGCCTTTCGCCCGCCCGCTGTCGATGGCCGCCTTCAGCGGGAAGATCGGACCACCCACATCGCGGACCGCAGTATATCCACGCAGCAACATGGCCTGCGCGGAGGCGAGCGCGGCGGCCGCGTAATCCTCTGGCGCCCTGTTGGAATCGGTCAGCTCGGTCATCGTGGAACTACCGAACATCAGGTGGACGTGGTTGTCGATGAGACCGGGCATCAGGGTTCGTCCGCCGCCATCGACCACCGCAGTCTGAGGGTTGCCCTGTTGTCCGGGACCGATGGTGGTGATCGTGTTGCCACGCACCAGTACGTCGGGCGGGTCACCCAGGCGTCCGGCCCGGACATCGAGCACCCGCACACTGCGAAACAGCGTGTCCGGCTTGGGCGGTGGCGCTGGGGTCGATGACGCGGTGGTGGTCTCCGACGACGAACAGCCCGCGAAGAGCACGCTACCGATCGAGCCCTCAGTGCGAGGCGATATCCGCATGCTAGGTGCGCAGATCCTTCTTGAGAATCTTCCCCGATGGGTTCTTGGGCAGGGCGTCGGCCAACACCACGTACTTGGGCCGCTTGTAGCCGGCGAGAATCCCCTCGAGATGCGCCTCGACGTCCTCCTCGGTGATCGTCGCCCCTTCTTTGGGGACCACCACCGCCGTCACCGCCTCGATCCACTTCGGGTGCGGCACACCGAAGACGGCGACTTCGGCGACACCGTCGAGCTGGTAGATGGCCTCTTCCACCTCACGTGAGGCGACGTTCTCGCCGCCAGTTTTGATCATGTCCTTCTTCCGGTCGACCACCGACAGATATCCGTCGGCGTCGATGATGCCGAGATCACCGGAATGGAACCAGCCGTCGGCGAACGCGGCCGCGGTCTTCTCCTCGTCGTTGCAATAACCCAGGCACGCATGTGGGCTGCGGTGCACGATCTCCCCGACCTCACCGGTGGGCACCGGGTTGTTCTCGTCGTCGACGACGCGGGTCTCCACATTCAGGGCCGCCCGCCCGGCCGACCCAGCGCGCTCGATCTGCTCGTGCGGCAACAGGATCGTGGCCAACGGCGACATCTCGGTCTGGCCGTAGAAGTTCCACAACGACACCTGCGGAAGTCGTCGCGCCATCTCGCGCAACACTTCGACGGGCATGGCGGACGCACCGTAGTAGCCCTTTACGTAGCGACGACAGGTCGCGGCGATCAAAGTCGGGATGACGCAATAGCGAGATCCACACCGTCGGTGGACAGAACAGCTTGGTCACGCCCTGGGTCTCGATGGTCTCGAGTACTGTCGCCGGATCGGGCCCCGGCAGGATGATGCTGGTGGCCCCCAAGAAGACGTCGACGGAAAGGAAGCAGTCGAGCTGTGCGCAGTGAAACAGTGGGAGGGAATGGATTTCGACGTCGTCGCCGGCCATGCCACCGTCGATCACGCACGAAACATACTGGTTGATCAGCGATTTCGACGAGAGCAGCACACCTTTCGGGCGTGACTCGGTGCCCGAGGTGTACATCAGGCGCAGCGGGTCGTCGTCGGCGATGGAGACCTGCGGCGGGGTCGAGTCGCCGTCGAGCATCCAGGTGTCGACGTCTTCCCAGTCGGCGTCGGGTGCGAGGCCGCCGGCGTGAATGCAACCACGCGCCGACAGCGTGAGATCCGCGATCTCAACGGCCTTGGCGACCGTGGGGACCAGGGTGTCCTCGGCGACCACCGCAGTGGCCCCGGAGTGCTCGAGGATGAAGGCGATCTCGTCGGCCCCCAGACCGAAATTCACCGGCACCAGGATCACGCCAAGCCGGGCGGTCGCGTAGTGCAGCGTGGCGAACTGCCAGTTGTTGTGGCTGACCAGTGCAAGCCGGTCGCCCTTCGTCAGCCCCTTGGCGGCCAGCATGTTGGCGCACCGGTTAACTGCGGCATCGAACTCGGCGAACGTCAGCGTCCGCGGGCCGTTGATGATGGCCACCTTCTCCGGAACACGCAGCGCGGTGCGTCGGAGCAGGTCACCGAGGGTCTGCTGACGCGCGATCGCAATCGCGGAGCGGGTGGACTCGGTGAACTGTGCGGTCATTGTCAGCCTCTTTCCTGGTGTTACACCCGTCACACTAGCAACCCGTTGTTGAGCGCAACGAACCGCTGTGATCGGATGGCAGGAAGGGTGACGGCGTTGCCCAGCCGTCGCTCCCCCGACTCCGCCGTCGGCCCGCAGGAGGTTCAGATGCACACGATCGAGGTGACCGGACACAGTCAGCGGGAGGCGTGGGCGGCCAAGGTCCTGCCGCCCGTCGAAGAGGTCCGCCCGGGCCTGTGGTCGATCCCGGTGCCGATGCCGGACAATCCGCTGCGGTACATCCTGGTCTACGCGCTCGCCCTGCCTGACGGTCTTGCCCTCATCGACACAGGCTGGAACGCCGAGGAATCGTGGCAGGCCCTGGTCGACGGCATCCATGCCACCGGGCACGACATCGCCGATGTCCGGCACGTGTCGATCACTCACCTACATCCCGACCACTTCGGGCTCGTCCCACGACTTCTGGAGCACGCCGACCCGGTGCTCGCGATGCACCGCAACGATGCCCGTCATCTGCGTTTCCATTCCGACGCCGAGGTGGAATCCCAAATCGCCGCCGAGGCAGCCGAATCCGAAGCCCTGGGCGCTCCGCCGGTCGACCCCGACCGCAGCGGCCTGCGTGTCTTCGTCCGGCTCCCCGACGGCCGGTCCGTCGACGTCGAGCTCGAACACGATGCGCCACTGAATCTCCCAGGATGGAATGTGCGTGCGCTGTGGACACCGGGCCACACCGCGGGGCATCTGTGCTTCGCCGACGACGACGCCGGCGTCATCTTCACCGGCGACCATCTGTTGCCGCGGATTAGCCCGAACGTGTCCACCAGCATCTTCGGCTCCGCAGATCCGCTCGCCGAATACCTTGTGTCACTGGCGAACACCGAGCGCATCGGCGATCTCGAGGCGCTGCCGTCGCATGAGTACCGGTTCCGCGGTCTCGCCGAACGTGTCACTGCGCTGCTCGGCCATCACGAGACGCGGCTTGACGAGATCACCGCGGCCGTCCATGCACATCCGGAGTCGACCCCGTGGGAGATCACCCGCTCGGTGACGTGGTCGCGACCCTTCTCGGATCTGTCAGAAGGACTGGCCTATATGGCTTTACGGGAGACCAACGCGCACCTCATCGTGCTCGGTGAGCGCGGCGTGCTCACGTCGACGCCGGGACCTCCGGTTCGGTGGTCGCCGGCGGTCGCACCGAACTGACGTCCAGTGCTCGCTGCACCATCGGCTGGAACGATTCGGCCAGGTCTCCACGCACCGCGGTCACGCTGTGTCGCAAGCCGTAAATGTGCACGGCAACAATGCCTTCGAGAACAGTGATCAGATCGGCGGCAGCCCTGGTGGCGTCCGGCGCCGACAGTGCCACCATCAGCCCCTCCGCAGCCGGCGACGAGAACAGGCAACGCGCCAACGCACCGCGCGCGTCAGCGTCAACGGCCGGGTCCTGCATCAGCGCGAGCCGGGCGAGGACATCGCTGCGCCGCTGCGTGAGCAACTCGTCGAGGTAGTCGGCGATGAGCCGATCCGGCTGCATCCGATCGCCCGCCAACCTGGACTCGAAACTGTCCCGCGACCGCTCGACCAGTCGATCCACCGCCGCCGCGATCAGCGCTTCTCTTGTCCTGAAGTAGTACGACGTGGATCCGCGCGGTAGGTCGAGGTGTCGATCAATGCCCTGATGGGTGACCGCATGGTTGCCTCCCGTCGCGGCCAGTTCGATCGCGGCGTCGCAGATCACGGGTCGACGGCTGGGACGTGGCATGGCTACAGCCTATCTAAACTCTAGGATGATAGAGTTAATCGTGGGGCTCTTTCGAAACCGCTCTCTCCGGGTGTCGCCCCGGGTGTTCGACGATGCGGCGTTGACCGCCGGAATCGAGCTCGATGACTCACAGCGCGTGGCAGTGACCGCCCTGTGCTCACCGGATGGCTGGGTGTATCTCACCGGGCCGGCCGGACGCGGTAAGTCCTGGTTGATGGACGTCTACACCGGCGGGTTGCCCGCTGACGCCGTGGCCCGCCTGACTGGCATACCTACATCCGCGACCTGCACAGGGCCATCGATACATTCGGCGGCATGAAGCGAGCCGTACGTCACCTGCTCGGCAATGCCCGGGTCCTGTGCTTCGACGAACTCGACGTGGACGATCCGGCCGACGGCATCTTCGTCATGACGCTTCTGCGAGCCGCTGATGAGCACGGGATACGCGTGATCATCACGTCCAACCACGTGCCGGATGCACTGATGCCCAGCCCGCTGTTCCACGACTCCTTCCTCCCGAGCATCCACTTCATCGAATCCCACTGCACTGTCATCGAATTGGACGCAGGCATCGATTACCGCACCCGCTCGGCCCACGTGACGGGGTTCGGTGCAGGCCGGTGGGTGACGAACACCGACAACCGCGAGCCCGCCTCCCGACCCGTCGACATCGTCGTCGCGGGACGAACAGTGCGCGCCCGATATGCCGACTCCGACCGTCTTCACGTCGAGTTCGTCGATATCTGCGGCACACCCCTCGGCGCCGCGGACTACCTCGACCTCGCCGGTCGTTTCACCCGCCGGGTCATCACCGGAATCCCTGACCTCGCGAATGCCGGCCGCGAACCCGCACAACGGTTCCTGCATCTCGTCGATGTGCTGTATGACAACGACATCCGGACGACTTTCATCGCCGGGGTCCCCCTGGCAGGATTCGGCCGTGCACACCCCAGACCGGTAGCAACTGCACGATTGCTCAGTCGATTGAGCGAACTCTCGTCACACGCGTAGTGGATGAATGCTTCGAGGGTAGGCGCCGGCCCGATGCGAGTTCCTGGACTCAGTCAGCGCGGCAACAGCCCGTCGAGCACCACCGTCAGGTACTGATCCGCGATGGCCTCGACGGTGAGCGACCCGCCCGGCCGGTACCACCGCACGGCCACCCAGACGGTGTCGCGCAGGAACCGGTACACGAGGACGACATCGAGGTCGGCACGGAACTCGCCGTCGTCGACGCCACGCTGCAGCACCGCCTGCCACAACTGCCGAAACTCGACGTTGAGGGTGTCGATATAACCGAAACGGGCTTGTCCCGCAAGGCGTTTCGCTTCGTCCTGATAGATCGCCACGGCATTGCGCTGCGCGTCGATCGATTCGAAGGAGGCGATCACCAACTGCCGCAGCGTCTCGGTGGCGGAGAGTCCGGCAGCGGCGATCGCCCGGTAGCGGTCGAAGAGGTCGTCGAGGAAGCCGCGGAGGATCTCGTCGACCATCGCCTCCTTGGAGTCGAAGTGGTGATACAGACTTCCGGAGAGAATGCCCGCGGCGTCGGCGATGTCACGCACCGTGGTGGACCGCAGGCCCTGTTCGGCGAACATCTGCCCGGCCGTGGCCAGCAATTCGTCGCGACGGGTCGATTGCGCACTACGTGGTGACACCACTCCTCCTGAGGTCTGTGGTTCACCCTAGCAAGCGCTTGGCCGGGACCGCGTCGAACGGTCCCGGCCAAGCGTGTCGATCGAACTCAGTGCCCGAGGCGCTTACGCACCTTCTTGGCGGCCCGGTTGTTGAAGAACTTCCAGAGCTTGAGCTGGTTGTTCGTCATCTTGGTGTCCTTCGGAAGGAACGGCGGCGACATCATCTCGGCGACCGAGATGGGCAGGGTCGAGAACGCCACCGCGCGTGCGTGGCTGAAGGTCTCGAAACCGGTCTTGCCGTGGTAGCCGCCCATTCCGCTGCGTCCGACGCCACTGAACGGCAACTCCGCGCCGAACAGGTGGATGGCGAAGTCGTTGGCGTTGATCGACCCGCTGCGGGTGCTGTCCGAGAGCTCCTGGAACCGCTCGTTGTCGTCACCGCTCCAGTACATGGTGAGCGGATGCGGATGCGAGGTGATGTGGCTGATCACCTCGGACAGATTCCGGTAGGGATAGACCGACAGGACCGGCCCGAAGACCTCGTCCTCCTCGATCTTCATCCCGGCCTTGACGCCGGTGAGCAGGGTCGGCGGGATCTTGCGCTGTTCGGCGTTGGGCAGCGGCTCACCGGCCGGGATCACCTGACGCTTGGTGGCGCCGAGCTGCTCGGCATCGTCGATCAGGTCGAGGATGCGCTCGTAGTTCTTCTGGTTGATCGTCGCGGTGTACTCGGGGTTGCCGACGATCGAATCGAAGTTCTTGGTCCAGCGGGCGATCACCTTGTCGGTGAACTCGCCGAGCTTGGCTTCGGGCACGAACACGTAGTCGGGGCACAGGCACACCTGGCCGCCGTTGACCAGCCGGGCGTCGGCGAGGAAGTTGGCCGCCTTGTCGATGTCGGCGTCGATGTCGACAACTGCGGGGTTCTTGCCACCGAGCTCGAGGGTCACCGGGATCAGGTTCTTGGCCGCCTCGGCCGCCACCGACGCCCCCACCTCGGGCGACCCGGTGAAGAACATGTGGTCGACCTTGAGCTTCGCGAAATCCGAACCCGAGCCATGCTTGGGCGTGACCACCGCGAACTCCTCGAGAGAGAAGTAGTCGGGTGCGTGCTTGGCGATCACCTCGGTGGTACGCGCGGTGATCGACGACGGGCGCATCAGCACCCGGTTACCGGCGGCGAAAGCCGATCCGGCGGGCACGAAGGTCAGCTGCAGCGGGAAGTTCCAGGGCCCCATGATCGCGACGACGCCGAGCGGATCGTGCCGCACACGCTGCTTGAAGCCGAGCATGCCCTGCACCTTGGCCGTCTTGGTCTCGGCCATCCATTCTTTGACGCCGCGACGCTGATGGGTCAGGTCGATCATGCAGCCCACGACGTCGGTCGCGATCGACAGGTCACGAGGGCGCGAACCGAAGTCCTCGGTGAGCGCCTCGGCGATCTCGTCGGCGTTGTCGAGCAGCAGTGCACCCAGCCGGGTGATGCGATCGATGCGCACGTCGGCACTGGGGATTCCGTCCCGCAGGAAGGCCGCGCGCTGGATCTCGACCAGCTCGGTCATCGTGTGCTCTTCCGACGACACGCGTGCGTTCTTGGTCGCACTGGTCGCCCCTGCGTTCGCCGCCCCAGAATCTGCCTTTGCAGGTTTGGTCATCGAGATCCTCCGATTGATGTCGTAAGCGGTTGAAACGAAATGCCCCGCTTGTCCCACACCATAGTATGCGCCACATCACAGACATGTGGCCACACCCGTTGTCAGAAGGTCTCGACAGTCAGAAGATCTCGACGAGGCCGATCAGCCCAGACGCTCGATGATCGTCACGTTGGCGGTGCCACCGCCCTCGCACATGGTCTGCAGGCCGTAGCGTCCGCCGGTGCGCTCGAGTTCGTTGAGCAGGGTCGCGAACAGTTTGGCGCCGGTCGCGCCGAGCGGATGACCGAGCGCGATGGCTCCGCCGTTGGGGTTGACCTTGGCCGGATCGGCACCGATCTCCTGCAGCCAGGCGAGCACCACCGGCGCAAAGGCCTCATTGATCTCGACCACGTCGATGTCGTCGATGCTCAGTCCGGTCTTCTCCAGTGCGTACCTGGTGGCCGGGATGGGTGCCGAGAGCATCATCACCGGGTCGTCGCCGCGGACCGACATGTGATGGATCCGGGCCCGCGGCGTGAGCCCGTACTGCTTCAGTGCCCGCTCGGAGACGACCAGCGTCGCCGAGGCGCCGTCGGCGATCTGGGAGGCGACCGCGGCGGTCAGCAACGATCCCTCGGCCAGCGGCTGCAGACCGGCCATCTTCTCCATCGACGTCTCGCGGGGGCATTCGTCGACGACGCAGTCACCCAGCGGGATGTTCTCGTTGTCGAAGCGTCCGGCTGCGATGGCGGCGCGGGCCCGCTCATGCGACTGCAGCGCCCAGCGTTCCATGTCCTCGCGGCTGATGTCCCAGCGCTTGGCCATCATGTCGGCGCCGATGAACTGAGAGACCTGCGCGTCGCCGAAGCGTTCCCGCCAGCCGACGGATTCCGCTGTCGGAGTGGTGAATCCGAACTCCTTGCCGGCGATCATCGCCTGCGAGATCGGGATGGCGCTCATGTTCTGCAGACCGCCCGCGACGACGACGTCCTGGGTTCCGCTCATCACCCCCTGCGCGGCAAAATGGATGGCCTGCTGGCTCGAGCCGCACTGCCGATCGACGGTGGTGCCGGGCACCTCGAGCGGCATCCCGGCGGCCAGCCATGCGGTGCGGGCGACGTTGCCGGCCTGTCCGCCGATGGTGTCGAGGCAGCCGAAGACCACGTCGTCGACGACGGCCGGGTCGATGCCGGTGCGCTCAACGAGTGCGGAGATGATATGCGCGCCGAGGTCGGCGGGATGGGTCTTGGCCAGCGATCCGTTGCGCTTGCCGACCGGAGTCCGGACGGCGTCGACGATGTAGGCCTGCGGTGTGGACATGTGTTCTCCTGGTGGATGATCAGGGTCAGGCTCGCTGGCTGGAGATGGAGACCACCTCGCCGGTGAGGTAGGTGGTGTAGTCGCTGGCGAGCATCGCGATGGTCGCGGCCACCTCCCAGACCTCGGCCGCGCGGCCGTAGGCCTCGCGCGAGGCGAGTTCGTCGAGAAGGTCGTCGCTGGTCACCTTCGCGAGGAAGGGGTGCTTGGCGATCGAGGGTGCCACCGCGTTGATGCGCACCCCCACATCGGCGGCTTCGACTGCGGCACAACGCGTCAGCGCCATCACGCCCGCCTTGGCGGCGGCGTAGTGGGCCTGTCCGCGCTGAGCGCGCCAGCCGAGGACGGACGCGTTGTTCACGATGACACCACCCTGCTCGACCGACTCGAAGTAGCGCAACGCGGCACGGGTGGCCCGGAAGGTGCCGGTGAGGGTGATGTCGACGACGCGGTCCCATTCCTCGTCGGTCATCTTCGCCACCGGTGTCTCACCGCCGAGTCCGGCGTTGTTCACCAGCACATCGATACGACCGAGTTCGCTTGCGGCACGGTCGATCAGGGCGTCGACCTCGGCGGTCGCCTGGACATTGCAGGCGGCCTGGGTGATGGTCTGCTCGGGGAACTCCTCGGCGAGTTTCTGCGCCGTCTCTCCCAGTCGGCGCTCGTGCCAGTCGCTGACCAGGACGTCGGCGCCTTCGAGCAGCGCCCGCCGTGCGGTGGCGAATCCGATGCCGGTACCCGCGGCCGCGGTCACCACCACCTTCTTGCCGAGCAGCAGACCGTGACCGGGAGTCTCGGCGGGCGGGGTCGCCAGCGGCGAGACGACGGGTTGTTGGGTCTGGGTCATGGCTACCGGGCCTCCCGGGGTAGGCCGAGCACCCGCTCGGCGATGATGTTGCGCTGCACCTCATTCGAGCCGCCGTAGATGGTGTCGGCCCGGGTGAAGAGGAACAGTCGTTGCCAGTCGTCGAGTTCGACGTGTTCGGGGTCGGTGATGTCGTTGACCTGGCCTTCGACTGTCGTATCCGGACCGATCAGCGACGGCGCGCCGACGACGTCCATCGCGAGCTCGCCGAGATCGCGATGCCAGTTGGCCCACAACAACTTCGACACCGACGCAGCACCCGCCTGGGAGGTCACGTCACGGTCGAGCGTCCGCTGGGCATGAGCGCGCATCACGTTCAGGCCGATGCCGGCCCGGGCCAGGCGACTCGCGATCTCTGGATCATCGATCGCACCAGTGCCTTTCGCCACCTCGACGAGGTTGTCGAGCTCGCGTGCGAAACCTACCTGCTGACCAAGGGTGGACACGCCGCGCTCGAATTGCAGCAGCCCCATCGCGACTTTCCAGCCCTCGCCCGGTTGACCGACGATGAGGTCGGCGTCGGTGGCCGCGTCGTCGAAGAAGACCTCGTTGAATTCCGATGTGCCGGTGAGCTGCTGGATCGGGCGGACGGTGATGCCCGGCTGATCGAGCGGTACCAGCAAGAAGCTGAGACCGGCGTGACGAGTGGAACCGGGTTCGGTCCGGGCGATCACGAACACCCATTGCGCCACATGCGCCAGCGACGTCCAGATCTTCTGGCCGTTGATGATCCAGGTGTCGTCGTCGAGGCGGGCGGTGGTGGAGACGCCGGCCAGGTCCGACCCGGCGCCCGGCTCGGAATAGCCCTGCGCCCACAGCTCGGTCACGTCGACGATGCCCGGAAGGAAACGCTGCTTCTGCTCCTCGGTGCCGAACTCGATGAGCGTCGGGCCGAGCAATTCC is part of the Gordonia bronchialis DSM 43247 genome and encodes:
- a CDS encoding NAD(P)H-dependent flavin oxidoreductase, whose product is MTAAGRAAGIATRFTELVGVEYPVVQTGMGWVSGPALTSATSNAGGLGILASATMTYAELEAAVAKTKSLTGKPFGVNIRADATDAPERIDLLIREGVRVASFALAPKKELIAKLKDHGVVVIPSIGAAKHAVKVASWGADAVIVQGGEGGGHTGPVATTLLLPSVLDALGTDGIPVVAAGGFFDGRGLAAALAYGAEGVAMGTRFLLTSDSAVPDAVKQEYLQRGLGDTVVSLKVDGMPHRVLRTPLVEALESGSRAKALYAAARNANEFKQMTGMRWTTMLRDGRSMRRSGERTWQQIIMAGNTPMLLKAGLVEGDTRAGVLASGQVVGMIDDLPSCDELIQSIMTQAHERLKVLGSYG
- a CDS encoding acetyl-CoA C-acetyltransferase, which translates into the protein MSTPQAYIVDAVRTPVGKRNGSLAKTHPADLGAHIISALVERTGIDPAVVDDVVFGCLDTIGGQAGNVARTAWLAAGMPLEVPGTTVDRQCGSSQQAIHFAAQGVMSGTQDVVVAGGLQNMSAIPISQAMIAGKEFGFTTPTAESVGWRERFGDAQVSQFIGADMMAKRWDISREDMERWALQSHERARAAIAAGRFDNENIPLGDCVVDECPRETSMEKMAGLQPLAEGSLLTAAVASQIADGASATLVVSERALKQYGLTPRARIHHMSVRGDDPVMMLSAPIPATRYALEKTGLSIDDIDVVEINEAFAPVVLAWLQEIGADPAKVNPNGGAIALGHPLGATGAKLFATLLNELERTGGRYGLQTMCEGGGTANVTIIERLG
- a CDS encoding MBL fold metallo-hydrolase, whose translation is MHTIEVTGHSQREAWAAKVLPPVEEVRPGLWSIPVPMPDNPLRYILVYALALPDGLALIDTGWNAEESWQALVDGIHATGHDIADVRHVSITHLHPDHFGLVPRLLEHADPVLAMHRNDARHLRFHSDAEVESQIAAEAAESEALGAPPVDPDRSGLRVFVRLPDGRSVDVELEHDAPLNLPGWNVRALWTPGHTAGHLCFADDDAGVIFTGDHLLPRISPNVSTSIFGSADPLAEYLVSLANTERIGDLEALPSHEYRFRGLAERVTALLGHHETRLDEITAAVHAHPESTPWEITRSVTWSRPFSDLSEGLAYMALRETNAHLIVLGERGVLTSTPGPPVRWSPAVAPN
- a CDS encoding NAD(P)-dependent oxidoreductase gives rise to the protein MSNIVIFGGTGYAGGHIAAEAARRGHGVVSYSRHGAPENPVDGVTYRTGSLTDPDTVATAAADADDLVIAVHGADVDGSPLVDLVPSIVDAAISNSARLGVVGGAGSSLVAEGGPRLVDTPEFHDDWKPEALAHAKVLDALRDAPAELDWFYVSPAALFGSFAPGEATGSYRTGGDVLVTKDDGSSEISGADYALAFVDEIEQRNHVRERFTTGH
- the zapE gene encoding AFG1/ZapE family ATPase, with the translated sequence MKRAVRHLLGNARVLCFDELDVDDPADGIFVMTLLRAADEHGIRVIITSNHVPDALMPSPLFHDSFLPSIHFIESHCTVIELDAGIDYRTRSAHVTGFGAGRWVTNTDNREPASRPVDIVVAGRTVRARYADSDRLHVEFVDICGTPLGAADYLDLAGRFTRRVITGIPDLANAGREPAQRFLHLVDVLYDNDIRTTFIAGVPLAGFGRAHPRPVATARLLSRLSELSSHA
- a CDS encoding aldehyde dehydrogenase family protein — translated: MTKPAKADSGAANAGATSATKNARVSSEEHTMTELVEIQRAAFLRDGIPSADVRIDRITRLGALLLDNADEIAEALTEDFGSRPRDLSIATDVVGCMIDLTHQRRGVKEWMAETKTAKVQGMLGFKQRVRHDPLGVVAIMGPWNFPLQLTFVPAGSAFAAGNRVLMRPSSITARTTEVIAKHAPDYFSLEEFAVVTPKHGSGSDFAKLKVDHMFFTGSPEVGASVAAEAAKNLIPVTLELGGKNPAVVDIDADIDKAANFLADARLVNGGQVCLCPDYVFVPEAKLGEFTDKVIARWTKNFDSIVGNPEYTATINQKNYERILDLIDDAEQLGATKRQVIPAGEPLPNAEQRKIPPTLLTGVKAGMKIEEDEVFGPVLSVYPYRNLSEVISHITSHPHPLTMYWSGDDNERFQELSDSTRSGSINANDFAIHLFGAELPFSGVGRSGMGGYHGKTGFETFSHARAVAFSTLPISVAEMMSPPFLPKDTKMTNNQLKLWKFFNNRAAKKVRKRLGH
- a CDS encoding amidohydrolase family protein is translated as MRISPRTEGSIGSVLFAGCSSSETTTASSTPAPPPKPDTLFRSVRVLDVRAGRLGDPPDVLVRGNTITTIGPGQQGNPQTAVVDGGGRTLMPGLIDNHVHLMFGSSTMTELTDSNRAPEDYAAAALASAQAMLLRGYTAVRDVGGPIFPLKAAIDSGRAKGPRVWPSGGMDLADRGPRRFPHPTRTLAAPHR
- a CDS encoding amidohydrolase family protein; translated protein: MGASQLKVTAGGGTSSAYDPIDVTQFTPEELQAAVIAAADWNTYVTVHAYTPKSVRRAVDAGVLCIEHGQLLDRPTVDLLAQRGIWLSGQYLVPNTPSMPAERKAKRQGILEGNARVWPMAKEAGVKLAWGTDFLFEPDLNPQQNKMLLSLTEWFSSAELLRLATYDNAQLLALSGPRVPYAGTLGVVEPRALADLIVVNGDPLADINLIADPRKNFDVVMKDGKLYKNTLPTS
- a CDS encoding TetR/AcrR family transcriptional regulator, translated to MSPRSAQSTRRDELLATAGQMFAEQGLRSTTVRDIADAAGILSGSLYHHFDSKEAMVDEILRGFLDDLFDRYRAIAAAGLSATETLRQLVIASFESIDAQRNAVAIYQDEAKRLAGQARFGYIDTLNVEFRQLWQAVLQRGVDDGEFRADLDVVLVYRFLRDTVWVAVRWYRPGGSLTVEAIADQYLTVVLDGLLPR
- a CDS encoding TetR/AcrR family transcriptional regulator, which codes for MPRPSRRPVICDAAIELAATGGNHAVTHQGIDRHLDLPRGSTSYYFRTREALIAAAVDRLVERSRDSFESRLAGDRMQPDRLIADYLDELLTQRRSDVLARLALMQDPAVDADARGALARCLFSSPAAEGLMVALSAPDATRAAADLITVLEGIVAVHIYGLRHSVTAVRGDLAESFQPMVQRALDVSSVRPPATTEPEVPAST